In Gemmatimonas sp., the genomic window GCAGGCCATTGGCTTGGCGGCGACCTGGGACACGGCGCTGGTGAGTCGCGTGGCCGGTGCGATCGCGAACGAAGCGCGCAGTCGTGGCATCCGCCTATCGTTGTCGCCGGTCGTGAACATCGCCAATGACGTGCGTTGGGGCCGCGTCGAGGAAACGTACGGCGAAGACACCTGGCTCACGTCGGCCATGGCCCGTGCCTACATCACAGCCCTCGAAACGCGCGGCGTCATCGCCACGCCGAAACATTTCGTGGCCAACGTCGGTGATGGCGGGCGCGACAGCTATCCGATCGAGTTCAGCCAACGGTTGCTGCAGGAGCGCTACTATCCACCGTTTCTGACGGCGATCCGCGATGCACACGCCGGGTCGGTCATGAGTTCGTACAACTCGGTGGATGGTTCACCCTCCACGCAGAATCGCGCGTTGCTGACCGACGTACTGCGCGGTGAATGGCGGTTCGGCGGGTTCGTGATGTCCGACGCGGCCGCGACGGGAGGCTCTACGGTGCTGCACCACACCGAGGCCAGCACCGCCACCGCTACCCGGCACGCGCTGGAGTCGGGACTCGATGTCATCTTTCAGTCGAGCTACGACCAACACCGCCCGTATCTCGCCGCGTTTCGCACCAGCGGCCTGTCGATGGCGGTGATCGACAGCGCGGTCGTGCGCGTGCTGCGCGCCAAGTTCGCGATGGGGCTGTTCGAGTCACCGTACGGCAATGCCGACAGCGCGGCGGCGTTGGCGCGGTCACCGGCGCACCGAGCGTTGGCGCGTGAGGCGGCCGTAGCGTCGTACGTATTGCTGCGCAACGAACGCGCGCGATTGCCCTTGTCCGCGCGCGCGCAGCGCATCGCCCTCATCGGCCGCGATGCCACCGAGGCGCGCGTTGGTGGCTACTCGCCGCCGGGGGCGCGCGCCGTGAGCATCGCCGAGGGTGTGCGCGCCGCCTTGCCGGCGGGGAGTGTGCTGCGCGTGAGTGCGGGCGTGCCGCGGCTCTGGACGCCGTTGGTGGTGATTCCTACCACGCACTTCACGACGGTGCGCGACGGCGCCACGGTGCCCGGATTGCGGGGAGAGTACTGGGCCAACATCGGCTTCGACGGTGCCCCCGCGATCACCCGCACTGATGCGCAGATCGACTTCGGCTGGACGCTCAACTCGCCGGGTCGCGGTATTCCGTACGACTGGTACTCGGCGCGATGGACGGGCACGCTCACGGTACCGGCCGGCGGCGCGCGCACGATCGCCGTGGAGGGCAACGACGGCTATCGCCTGTACGTGAACGACACGCTGCGTATCGACCGGTGGCGCAAAGCGTCGTACGGCACACAGCGCGCAAGCGTGTCGCTAGCCGGCGGATCGCGTCAACGCATCCGACTCGAGTACTTCGAGGCCACCGGCAACGCGCGACTCAAGCTGCTGTGGGACGCCGGCGTGCGCGACCCGCAGCCGGCGGCGATCGCGCGCGCGGTAGCCGACGCGCGTGCGAGTGATGTGGCGATCGTCGTAGCGGGCATCGAGGAAGGCGAATTCCGCGACCGCGCGTTACTCGGCCTCCCCGGCCGGCAGGAGGAACTGATCCGTGCGGTGGCCGCCACCGGCACGCCGGTGGTTGTCGTGCTCGTCGGCGGCAGTGCGATCACGATGCCGTGGATCGATCGCGTGGACGCCGTGCTGGACGTGTGGTATCCCGGCCAAGACGGTGGGCACGCGGTGGCCGACGTGTTATTCGGCAAGGCGTCACCGGGAGGGCGGCTGCCGCTCACCTTCCCGATGCACGAAGGTCAGGTGCCGCTGCACTACGCCCATAAACCCACGGGGCGCGGCGACGACTATCTCGATCTCACCGGACAGGCGCTCTTTCCCTTCGGCCATGGGCTGAGCTACACCACGTTCGCGTATCGGGATCTTGCCATCGAGGTGCGCCCGAAGAGCGACAGCATCGCGATGCGCGTGTCACTCACCGTCGAGAACATCGGCGCGCGCCGTGGCGATGAGGTGGTGCAACTGTATCTGCGCGACGTACTCGCGAGCGTGGCGCGTCCGATGATGGAGCTGGCTGGATTCACGCGCATCGCGCTCGCGCCTGGGGTGTCGCAGCGCGTGACGTTCAGTGTGCGTCGCGAGCAACTCTCGCTCCTGGATGCAAACATGCGCCGGGTCGAAGAACCCGGCGCATGGCGCATCATGGTTGGCGCATCCTCCAAGGACATCCGCGTGCGGCGCGAAGTCGACGTGCCGTAGCGGCGTGATCGTGCGCTACACCGACACGATCGGCAACAATCGAGAGGCCACGACTTCGGAGATGTCGAGCACCGGCACGCTGCTGCCGGCACCGGTCACACCGTCGGTGATCATCGTCATGCAGAACGGACAGGCCACGGCGATCTGATCGGCGCCCGTGGCCAACAGCTCCTCGCTGCGCTCCACGTTCACGCGCTTACCGACGTTCTCTTCCATCCACATGCGACCACCGCCGGCGCCACAGCACATACCGCGACTCTTCGTGCGCGGCGGCTCCACCAGTTCCATGATCGGCAGCGCCCGCTTGAGCGTGTTGCGCGGCGCGTCGTAGATCTCGTTGTAGCGACCGAGGTAGCACGAGTCGTGATACGCGACCTTGAGCCGCTGCCCGTGCTCGGTGTCGAGCGGCACGCGACCGGCTTCGAGCAACCGCTCGATGTAGTCGGTGTGGTGAATGACTTCGTAATTGCCACCGATGTCCGGAAACTCGCTGCCCATTTGATGGAAACAATGCGGGCAGAAAGTCACGATGGTTTTCACGTTGTAGCCGTCGAGCGTTTCGATCACGCCCTTGGCGAGCATCTGATACAGATACTCGTTGCCCATTCGACGGGCCGGATCGCCGTGACAGGTCTCTTCCTGGCCGAGAATCGCAAAGCGCACGTTCGCCGCCTGCAAAATGCGCGCGAACGCCACCGTGATTTTTTTGGCGCGATCGTCGAACGATCCCATGCAACCGACCCAGAACAGGATGTCGGCCTTCTCGCCCTTCTCCACCAGCTCGGCCATCGTGGGGATGTCCATCCCCTCGGCCCACTGCGCTCGGTCCGACGCACTGAAGGCCCACGGGCTGCCGTTGCGCTCGAGACTCGTGAGCGCCGGTGCCAGCTCGTCCGGAAAGCGCGACTCCATGAGCACCAGATCGCGACGCAACTCGTTGATGATGTCGAGCTGGTCGATGCTGACCGGGCACTCCGTCACGCAGGCGCGGCAGCTGGTGCACGCCCACAGTTCTTCTTCGGTGATCCAGTCGTCGAGCAGGTTCTTGGCGAGCACCGCCGTCTGCGCTTCGCTGGCCGTACCGCCGCTCGCTGCAATCGCATCGAGCGTTGTCGCCTTTTCGGTCAATCGCGCACGCGTTTTCACGACGATCATGCGCGGTGACAGCAGCTTGCCCGTCGTGTTGGCCGGACAGACGGCGGTGCAACGACCGCACTCGGTGCACGAATAGCCGTCGAGCAGGTTCTTCCAGCTCAGATGCTCGACATCGGACGCGCCGAACTGTTCGGCATTCTCGGCTTCGAGATCCATCGGGCGCATGGCGCCGATGCGGCCCGGGCCGCTCGTGTTGGAGAACCACACGTTGATGAGCGACGTGAGCACATGCAGGTGCTTGGAACCGGGCAGATGATTCAGGAAGTACAGAATCAATACGGCATGAATCCACCACGACCCACGCGCCACAAGGTGCGCCGTTTCCGCCGACACGCTACTGAACAGCGGCAGTAACAACCCGGAGATAATGCGACCGTCTGGCGACGCGCCCGTACGCAGCTCCATCACGAACAACAGCAACAGCGTGAGCATGAGCGTCGCGATCATGCTCAGGATGAACACGGCGTCGGCGCCACTCACCTCAGCGAAGCGCTTCGGCTTGATCACCAGACGACGGTACAGCAGATACACCACGGGGATCAGCACGAAGACCGCGAAGATCTCCTGCGACACGACGTACGGGAGGTACAGGAACCGCGGAAGAATCACGTCCCAAGTGAAGGGCGTGTAGAGCCCTTGGATCATGATCTCGAGCGTACCGAGGCCGAGCACACAGAAACCCCAGAACACG contains:
- a CDS encoding glycoside hydrolase family 3 N-terminal domain-containing protein, which encodes MLTRVPKQFSIVGPALAGLCIAALASAAAAQEAPSRPPRSAPYLDARGTPPERAQDLLARMTLEEKFWQLFMIPGDRDDPSHDYRHGSFGLQINVPSGMRADALRSDTLNADVVARAHTERINALQRWFVNETRLGIPLLPFEETLHGLGREGATTFPQAIGLAATWDTALVSRVAGAIANEARSRGIRLSLSPVVNIANDVRWGRVEETYGEDTWLTSAMARAYITALETRGVIATPKHFVANVGDGGRDSYPIEFSQRLLQERYYPPFLTAIRDAHAGSVMSSYNSVDGSPSTQNRALLTDVLRGEWRFGGFVMSDAAATGGSTVLHHTEASTATATRHALESGLDVIFQSSYDQHRPYLAAFRTSGLSMAVIDSAVVRVLRAKFAMGLFESPYGNADSAAALARSPAHRALAREAAVASYVLLRNERARLPLSARAQRIALIGRDATEARVGGYSPPGARAVSIAEGVRAALPAGSVLRVSAGVPRLWTPLVVIPTTHFTTVRDGATVPGLRGEYWANIGFDGAPAITRTDAQIDFGWTLNSPGRGIPYDWYSARWTGTLTVPAGGARTIAVEGNDGYRLYVNDTLRIDRWRKASYGTQRASVSLAGGSRQRIRLEYFEATGNARLKLLWDAGVRDPQPAAIARAVADARASDVAIVVAGIEEGEFRDRALLGLPGRQEELIRAVAATGTPVVVVLVGGSAITMPWIDRVDAVLDVWYPGQDGGHAVADVLFGKASPGGRLPLTFPMHEGQVPLHYAHKPTGRGDDYLDLTGQALFPFGHGLSYTTFAYRDLAIEVRPKSDSIAMRVSLTVENIGARRGDEVVQLYLRDVLASVARPMMELAGFTRIALAPGVSQRVTFSVRREQLSLLDANMRRVEEPGAWRIMVGASSKDIRVRREVDVP
- a CDS encoding (Fe-S)-binding protein, translated to MGVSNLVFAVILAVALGFFARSAKRLKRWLNIGHEEVRTDHPDQRTKNFLLIGLGQSKILRDPVGGMMHALVFWGFCVLGLGTLEIMIQGLYTPFTWDVILPRFLYLPYVVSQEIFAVFVLIPVVYLLYRRLVIKPKRFAEVSGADAVFILSMIATLMLTLLLLFVMELRTGASPDGRIISGLLLPLFSSVSAETAHLVARGSWWIHAVLILYFLNHLPGSKHLHVLTSLINVWFSNTSGPGRIGAMRPMDLEAENAEQFGASDVEHLSWKNLLDGYSCTECGRCTAVCPANTTGKLLSPRMIVVKTRARLTEKATTLDAIAASGGTASEAQTAVLAKNLLDDWITEEELWACTSCRACVTECPVSIDQLDIINELRRDLVLMESRFPDELAPALTSLERNGSPWAFSASDRAQWAEGMDIPTMAELVEKGEKADILFWVGCMGSFDDRAKKITVAFARILQAANVRFAILGQEETCHGDPARRMGNEYLYQMLAKGVIETLDGYNVKTIVTFCPHCFHQMGSEFPDIGGNYEVIHHTDYIERLLEAGRVPLDTEHGQRLKVAYHDSCYLGRYNEIYDAPRNTLKRALPIMELVEPPRTKSRGMCCGAGGGRMWMEENVGKRVNVERSEELLATGADQIAVACPFCMTMITDGVTGAGSSVPVLDISEVVASRLLPIVSV